GCCTTGACTTCGGAGGGCGCTGTGGGAGTGGAGAAGCCGCAAGTGCTGAGGCGCGGTGGAGGAAGGCATGGGAGGCAAGAGCGTGAGGAGCTGGTGTCTGTGTCAGATTTGTACCTGCGGGTAAGAAATGGCTGGTGTAGTGGCGGGCCGGGGCTTGGGAGCCGACCTAGGGCCTAGGTGCACGGAGCCGGCTCCTCGGGAACCCTGAGAATGGCCGTCCCCCGCAGATCAAGGGACGAGGACGCTGCGACATCCCCACTTATCCCGCTCCACGAATACTCGCTCCGCACCCGCCGGCTACCTGGGGGTAAAACATTTCTTCGTAGCCCCTGAGACTCCCAATCAAGGATGCAAAGTAAAATGCCATCCAGGCCGggtaaataatatatgtgaagcaGCGACGGGATATAATAAGACTGGTGAGTAGTGGGATGTGATCCGACTGGAAGAATGCATTTCCACCCCGTCATCCCCCACCACAAAGGTAAGAAAGAACAGTGCTCAAGGCCCTGAGTCTGCAACCCATATCACACTTTCTTTCATCTGCTTTCTGTCCTCCCAGCCAGACCATATTCCCATTCCCGTCCAGTCAGCAGTTCTTTGGGATCCGCCTGACTGAAAAGTCAGTACAGTAGTCCCCACCCTGAAACCTAGAATACAACTGAGTCCCGCCTAACAACCTTCCATCACCTAGAAACAgtcttctccttcctcagcttcacTGTTGACCCAGGGATTAGATCATTAGTTGCTAAGTAAATATGAACGTGTCAATCCCTTCCTATTTGGAATCCCCTTCAAAGAAAACACCTGCATGTTGATGGAAAGCAGTTTTTTTGGTAGTCTTATAATAAACACAGTTTGTAATTAGAAGTAgattaaaatatcaacaaattaaCTTTGGGTGTATGAATCTGCAGACTGGTGtgcgggagaaaatttttacttttttcctaattTACATTCAACGCAAGTTCCTTTCCCATTCAACTGTTAGGAAATTCAGTCTTCATTATGTTGAGGGCTACCGTTGGAATGgtgtgattttactttttctttgtttttggttgtggttgttttgttttttaagggttttatttttattttttgataatgcAGTAAATACACGAGGTGTCATAAAAATccataaaactgtaaaatatctATAATGTTATAAAACACCTTCATAATTCTATCTTCCACAGATAACAAATGTTCTTTAAGACTTGTTTTACatgtgcattgatttttttttttttttttttttttagacagagtctcactctttcaccaggctgcggtgcagtggcgtaatctcagctcactgcaatctccacttcctgggttcaagcaattcttctgcctcagcctctcgagtagctgggattacaggctcatgccaccacactcagttaattttggtatttttagtagatctcctgacctcgtgatccacccgcctcggcctcccaaagtgctgggattactgaggcatgagccactgtgcctggcctgcatcgattttattttttttaaacaaaaaggagAATATTCTGAGCATACTATTCTATAATCCAGTTTTTTACTATTTGCAATCTCACCATCTTCCAGTGACCATGCATAAAGGTCACCCTCATTCTCTTAAATAACTGTATACTATTAGCTTATATGATATATTGGTCAAGGTTGTTAGTTATGGGTAACATAACCTCCTTTCTTTAGTTTAGgcaaaaaggaatttattaaggagtatagatagatagatagatagatagatagatagatagatagatagatagttcaCTTGGAAGAACTTaagaaatcattttcaaaataagctTCCAGGAAAAACTTCCAAAAATTTTACCACAGAACAGGACTGACAAGAGGCCACTGCCTCTGCCATAATCAGAAAATTGCAACAGAGCTGTAGACTCCAGAATCACTCGTCTCTTCCATGGTCAAGAAGCTGCCAAGTTAGAAAACCAGCTCACAAATCAAGATGCCACCTAACAACTTCCAACTCCAATCTCTTGTTGCCTCTATTACGTTCATGCAAGCGAAATAAATGTTGTGCCTTGACTCTCTCATGTAGCTCTGTTCTGAGTCAAAGTATCATGTGAATACATGTAGCAGGTGAAACCTAATTTGTATGTGAAACCTTTCTGCAAGAGCCTGGGAAATTCCCTATTAGTTTTTCAGTTTCTATAGTGTAACAAGACACTAAATTGTTATGAGACACTTAATTGCTGTGCTTCCACCACATAGGGATAGACCATTATTTATAGATTGTTTTTGTAAACACCATTACAGAGGAAAcagtttttggggtttttttgtttttgtttttgttttttttgagactgagtcttgctgggtcatccaggctgcagtgcagtggcacgatcttggctcactgcaagctctgcctcccaggttcacgctattcccctgccttagcctccggagtagctgggactagaggcacccgccaccaagcccagctaatttttttttgtatttttagtagagacggggtttcaccctgttagtcagaatgatctcgatctcctgactttgtgatccgccctcctcagcctcccaaagtgctaggattacaggcgtgagccactgcacccagcccagtttttGGTTTTTCAGTAAAGCTCTAGAATTTAGAAACTGAGTTTATTGGAGGTCTCTGATTAAAATGCAATTACAACACAAAATGTTTTTTGAGGTTaatctttcctttgattttttgcACAGGCGACATCATTGTCCACATGGAATCACAAGGATTTATGAAAATTCTGGGGTATTTTGCCCCACAACTGAGTATTTGGAAAAATATCCTATGTATGACAATGTTCTTCCAGCTCAGAGTCTTAAACCCAAGCAAGAAATTCGAGCATTCCGTGGTAAAATGGAAGGAATAACtacatttaagtaaatatttagtaactatttgccttatttatttttcttccaactcTTCTGGTGTCAATGAAGTTTTCTAGCTATTTAAATTACTGTTTAGTTGATTTAAGTTGAACCAATTTAATAGGCAACAGACTAGTTAAGTCacgacttgaaaaaaaaaaacagaaaaatacgaATTAA
This genomic window from Piliocolobus tephrosceles isolate RC106 chromosome 6, ASM277652v3, whole genome shotgun sequence contains:
- the LOC116418842 gene encoding stabilizer of axonemal microtubules 1-like; the encoded protein is MGGKSVRSWCLCQICTCGRHHCPHGITRIYENSGVFCPTTEYLEKYPMYDNVLPAQSLKPKQEIRAFRGKMEGITTFK
- the LOC113219898 gene encoding LOW QUALITY PROTEIN: uncharacterized protein LOC113219898 (The sequence of the model RefSeq protein was modified relative to this genomic sequence to represent the inferred CDS: inserted 1 base in 1 codon); protein product: MAVPRRSRDEDAATSPLIPLHEYSLRTRRQTIFPFPSSQQFFGIRLTEKSNRTDKXATASAIIRKLQQSCRLQNHSSLPWSRSCQVRKPAHKSRCHLTTSNSNLLLPLLRSCKRNKCCALTLSCSSVLSQSIM